The genomic window AGGCCGCGGCCGGCGGGAGCGGTCCGTGTGGACGGCGATCGGCAGCCTGCTGGCCATCGTGCTGGCGCTGACCGGGCTGGTGGTCGTCGGGGCCATGGTGATGCTCGCCGTGGGCATGAACACCATGGGGTCGAACAAATGAGCCGTGCCCGCGAGAACGCTGTCCGGCCGGAGCGGCTGCGGACGCCGGCGAACCGCCTGCGGCTGCTGGTGACGGTGGCCAGGCCGCCGGTCCTCATGCTGTTCGCCCTCTACACCGCGCTGGCACTGGCCGGCGCCGGCCGGGCGGGCGACCACCTGCTGCTGGGCCGGGCGCTGGTGCCCGTCGCCGCGTTCCTGATGTTCTCGGTGGCGGTCAACGACCTGGCGGACGAGCGGATCGACCGGGTCAACCTGCCGGGCGACCCGCGCCGGCCGCTGGTCGGCGCGGGCGCGCTGCGCGCGGAGATGACGGTGGTCGCGCTCGCGAGTGCGGCCGTCGCGGTGGCCGGCGGGTTCCTGCTCGGGCCGTGGCCGGGCCTGGCCGTCATCGCGGGGCTCCTGGTGAGCGCCGGCTACTCGCTGCCCCCGGTCCGGCTGTCCGACCGCGGTGCGGTGGCGGCGCTGGTGCTGCCCGCCTGCTACGTCGCGGTCCCGTACCTGGTGGGCTGGCTGGCGGTCGCCCCGCTGCCGCGCGGCCGGGGGATGCTGCTGCCGCTCGGGCTCTACGTCGGCTTCGTCGGGCGGATCCTGCTCAAGGACTTCCGGGACGTGCGCGGCGACGCGCTGTTCGGCAAGCGCACCTTCCTGGTCCGCCACGGCAGGGTCTGGACCTGCCGCTTCAGCGCGGTGGGCTGGACGGCCGGCTGCGCCCTGCTGCTGGCGGGTGCGCCCAGGCCGACCCCGGCGCTGGTGACCGCCTCGGCCGTACAGCTCGCGGTGGTGCTGTGGCTGCTGCGCCGGCTGGCCGCTGACGCCCACCCGCGCCGCGAGGCGCTGCTGATCTCGGCCACCGCGATCGTCGGCCGGGGCATGCTGCTCACGCTGCTGGCCCACGAGTCGATGCTTCCGCAGGCTTGGTCACCGCTCGCGCGGAGCGCGGTGCTCGTCGCCCTGCTGGTCCTGACGCTCGGGCAGGTGCGGGTGATGCTGCGCCACGGCCCTAAGCCGCGCCTGTCGCTGCCGGTGGAGGGACCGGCAGCCGACCTGCGCGCGCAGCCCAGCGGGGTCTGACCAGCGGCCCGGCCGCCGTGCCACCCGTGGGGGGTGGCACGGCGGCCGGGCCGCCTGCGATCACGCCTTCCAGACCTGGACCTCGGAGAGCTGGCCGGCCGGCCAGCCCGAGTTGGCCGTGACGGTCACCCGGACGTACCGCTCGGTGGTGGCGGGGAAGGTGACGGTGACGGTGTTGTCGGCCGCCGGATCGAAGGTGTAGGTCGCGGAGGCCTTGAGGGTGCCGAAGGCCGAGCCGTCGGTGCTGCCCTGCAGGGACACCGTCTGGGTGCGGGCGCCCCAGCCTGCGGGCAGCCTGAGTACCACGCGGGACACGCTCTGCGCCGAGCCCAGGTCCACCTGGACCCACTGCGGGAAGGCGTTGTTGGCGCTCTCCCAGTAGCTGGAACGGTCCGCGTCCGTCACGTTCGAGGCGCTGTACGTCTGCGTGTGGCTGGACTCGCCGGCCGGCCGGCCCGCGGCCAGGTCGGTGGCCGGGGTGGTGCCGGTCGAGGCGGTGAAGGCCAGCTGGTTGAGGTTCCAGCCGCCGTTGTCCTGGTTGACCGTCAGTACCTGCCGGCCGGCCGGCAGGGTGACGCTGGTGGTGACCGTCGCCCAGCTCTGCCAGTCGCCGGTGGCCGGGAGGGCCACCGCTCCGCTGAGGTTGGCGCCGGAGGCGTTGGACAGGTGCAGGGCGCCGCTGACGGCGGCGGGGGCCGCCGCCCGCAGGCCGACGGTGTACGTACCGGCCGAGGCGACGTCCACCGTGTAGCGGAACCACTGCCCGCTGCCGGTCCAGCCCAGGTCGTAGCCGCCGCCGGAGTCGGAGGTGGCCTCCAGGTTGACGCCGTCACCGCGGTAGGCCGTGCCGTTGCCGTTGACCGAGGTGACGTTGTAGGCCGAGCCCTGGCCGCCGGTGTCGTAGTTCTCCGCCTGTACGGTGCCGGGCACGGCGGCGGGGGTGCCGCCGTAGGGGCCGCCGGCCGGCGGGGTGCTGGTCTGCCAGCTGTTTCCGCTGAGCGTCGCGCTGAAACCGGCGGAGTTGTTGGCGTAGGCGACGTTCCCCGCGTGCAGGCCGGTCAGGGTGTTGCCGCTGATGGTGGCGGACCCGCTGGGGGCGGGGTAGAACGGCGGCGAGATCACGACGCCGTTGCGCCCGGGGTTGGTGATGGTGTTGTTCTGCAGCAGGGTGTTGGTGGAGGTGGAGAAGCCCACCGCGTCGTAGACCGAGTCGGCGACGGTGTTGCCGGTGACGGTGACGTGGTCGACGACACCGGTGTTCTGGCCGTCGCCGCCGTTGCCGACGTGCAGTGCCGGCTGGCCCTGGCTGTAGGCGTTGCCGCCGGAGCGCACGACGACGTTGCCGGTGACCGCGGCCGAGAGCAGGTCGCTGCCGTTGACGCCGAACCGGCCGGCGCCAAGGCCGATGTAGCGGGCCGTGTCGCTGATGTAGTTGTTGCTGACCAGATGGCCGCTGCCGCCGTAGATGCCGATGCCCTTGCCGCCCCAGGGCGCGATCGCCGTGTTGCCGGTGAAGGTGACGGCGGTCATCGGGTGGTAGTAGGTGGTGGTGCCGCCGTCGGTGTTGTAGTTGACCGAGTTGATCGCCATGGCGTCGTCACCGGTGCCGCGGACGAAGTTGTTGGTCGCGGTCAGGTTGTTGCCCGTGTCGGCGCCCAGCGAGACGTTGTTGAGGTTGATCCCGTCCGCCCAGATCGAGGTCAGCCGGCTGTTCTGCACCTTGCCGCCGGTGCCGGAGGCCCAGAAGCCGGACATGGTGTGCTGGGTCCAGATGCCGTCGGCCACCCAGTTGGTGCCGGTGGTGTCCATGGCGCCGCCGTCGCCGCCGATGGTGCTGCGGCTGACGGCGTTGGCGTCGATGTGGAAGTCCTTCACCGTGCACGAGGTGACCGAGAACAGCGCCGCCAGCGGCGTGTTGTTGGGTACCGGCACGTCACGGTAGATGGTGCTGTACCACATCCCGGCGCCGGCGATGGTGATCCCGGTGGCGTGCAGTCCCGCGGTGCCCTTGACGTAGAAGGTGCCCGGCGGGATCCACAGCGTCTTGGACTGGGACTGCGCCTGGTTGATGCAGTTCTGGATGGCGGCGCTGCTGTCGACGGCCTGGCTGTCGGCGGAGCCGTTGGTCGGGGTGCTGTCCGACACCGCCCCGCAGCTGGTCAGCGAGATCGAGTTGGCCGGCTGGGCGATCGGCGCGGGCGGGTTCTCCACGTCCACGGAGTCGATGTCGTAGGAGGACGCGCTGTTGGCGGCGTCCTTCTTCAGCGCGAAGGTGCTGCCGGCGGCGATCGGGTCGCCGGTGACGAAGGCGTGCGACTCGTCGAAGAACACCCGCGGGGAGCCGTCGGAGGGGTTCTGGTTGTCGCTGGTGTTGTAGTTGTTGTTGCCCTCGTACACCCAGGTCTGCTTGGAGTTGAGGTTCAGCGCCTGCCGGAACGTGCCGTTGACGTACAGGTCGAGCGTGCCGGTCAGGCCGCCGCCGGCGGCCGAATCGGGGATGCTGGCGCGGACGTTGACGAAGCTGATGGGGTGGCCGGTGGTGTTGGTCCACTGGACCGACTGCCCGGTGCCGGCGAGGTGGGCGTAGGCGTGCCCGGACGCCTCGAGGGGCGCGCTGGAGAACTGCGTGGTGGGCGCCGAGGTCAGCGACACGGTGCTCGCGCCGCCGCCCAGCGTCCCCGCCTCGCCCTCGTAGATGGCGAAGGGCGTCGCGGCCCCCGCCGCGGCGCTCGCCGCGGCCGCCCGCGGGACGGCGGAGGCGTGGGGGGCGGCGCTGGCCGGCGCGACGGATATCCAGATCAGACCGGCCAGGGCGGCGAGGGCCGCGGACATACGTGGGAGGACCCGCGTCTTCCGCACGGGCCTCGGG from Streptomyces sp. NBC_01198 includes these protein-coding regions:
- a CDS encoding UbiA family prenyltransferase; the encoded protein is MSRARENAVRPERLRTPANRLRLLVTVARPPVLMLFALYTALALAGAGRAGDHLLLGRALVPVAAFLMFSVAVNDLADERIDRVNLPGDPRRPLVGAGALRAEMTVVALASAAVAVAGGFLLGPWPGLAVIAGLLVSAGYSLPPVRLSDRGAVAALVLPACYVAVPYLVGWLAVAPLPRGRGMLLPLGLYVGFVGRILLKDFRDVRGDALFGKRTFLVRHGRVWTCRFSAVGWTAGCALLLAGAPRPTPALVTASAVQLAVVLWLLRRLAADAHPRREALLISATAIVGRGMLLTLLAHESMLPQAWSPLARSAVLVALLVLTLGQVRVMLRHGPKPRLSLPVEGPAADLRAQPSGV
- a CDS encoding discoidin domain-containing protein, translating into MSAALAALAGLIWISVAPASAAPHASAVPRAAAASAAAGAATPFAIYEGEAGTLGGGASTVSLTSAPTTQFSSAPLEASGHAYAHLAGTGQSVQWTNTTGHPISFVNVRASIPDSAAGGGLTGTLDLYVNGTFRQALNLNSKQTWVYEGNNNYNTSDNQNPSDGSPRVFFDESHAFVTGDPIAAGSTFALKKDAANSASSYDIDSVDVENPPAPIAQPANSISLTSCGAVSDSTPTNGSADSQAVDSSAAIQNCINQAQSQSKTLWIPPGTFYVKGTAGLHATGITIAGAGMWYSTIYRDVPVPNNTPLAALFSVTSCTVKDFHIDANAVSRSTIGGDGGAMDTTGTNWVADGIWTQHTMSGFWASGTGGKVQNSRLTSIWADGINLNNVSLGADTGNNLTATNNFVRGTGDDAMAINSVNYNTDGGTTTYYHPMTAVTFTGNTAIAPWGGKGIGIYGGSGHLVSNNYISDTARYIGLGAGRFGVNGSDLLSAAVTGNVVVRSGGNAYSQGQPALHVGNGGDGQNTGVVDHVTVTGNTVADSVYDAVGFSTSTNTLLQNNTITNPGRNGVVISPPFYPAPSGSATISGNTLTGLHAGNVAYANNSAGFSATLSGNSWQTSTPPAGGPYGGTPAAVPGTVQAENYDTGGQGSAYNVTSVNGNGTAYRGDGVNLEATSDSGGGYDLGWTGSGQWFRYTVDVASAGTYTVGLRAAAPAAVSGALHLSNASGANLSGAVALPATGDWQSWATVTTSVTLPAGRQVLTVNQDNGGWNLNQLAFTASTGTTPATDLAAGRPAGESSHTQTYSASNVTDADRSSYWESANNAFPQWVQVDLGSAQSVSRVVLRLPAGWGARTQTVSLQGSTDGSAFGTLKASATYTFDPAADNTVTVTFPATTERYVRVTVTANSGWPAGQLSEVQVWKA